From the genome of Clostridia bacterium, one region includes:
- a CDS encoding NAD-dependent deacylase, whose amino-acid sequence MEHLVRELSELVTASRHTVVLTGAGMDTESSIPDFRGKNGLWRNQDPRVLASIDTFDTNYPLFQAFYAHRYKLLETCQPHRGHYILAEMEAKGLVKAVATQNVSRLHLVAGSQRVFELHGNIRTFRCHYCNRPAGAEDFLAKKPCRHCGKQGLRPNVVLFGESLPMDAWEQAVAEIRQSDLLLVIGTSLAVAPVNQLPRLARGKTVYLNDDITVQGYDFDLTIEGKAGEVLETLWGSLHG is encoded by the coding sequence ATGGAGCACTTGGTACGCGAGCTGAGTGAGCTGGTCACCGCTTCCCGGCATACGGTGGTGCTGACCGGTGCCGGCATGGATACGGAGAGCAGCATTCCCGATTTTCGCGGCAAGAACGGCCTGTGGCGCAACCAGGACCCAAGGGTCTTAGCCAGCATTGATACCTTCGACACGAACTATCCCCTCTTCCAGGCATTCTATGCCCACCGGTACAAACTGCTGGAAACATGCCAACCCCACCGGGGCCATTATATCCTGGCGGAAATGGAAGCCAAAGGACTGGTCAAGGCCGTTGCCACCCAAAACGTGTCCAGGCTGCACCTGGTAGCCGGCAGCCAAAGGGTATTTGAATTGCACGGCAACATCCGGACTTTCCGCTGCCATTACTGTAACCGGCCGGCCGGCGCGGAAGATTTCCTGGCCAAAAAGCCCTGCCGCCACTGCGGTAAGCAGGGGCTGCGGCCCAACGTGGTCCTCTTTGGGGAAAGCCTGCCCATGGATGCCTGGGAGCAGGCGGTAGCGGAAATAAGGCAGTCGGACCTGCTGCTGGTTATCGGCACCAGCCTGGCGGTGGCCCCGGTGAACCAGCTGCCCAGGTTGGCCCGGGGCAAAACTGTTTACTTGAACGACGACATAACGGTCCAGGGATACGATTTTGACTTGACGATCGAGGGCAAAGCCGGGGAAGTGCTGGAAACACTGTGGGGCAGTTTACACGGGTAA
- the larA gene encoding nickel-dependent lactate racemase — MSQCSISFAYGEQKDGFQVTVDEAVLSGLIQAKAVPSLADFPAQVRQALDHPIGSLPLKDLVQPGEKILIITSDITRPVKSEEFMPVLVEYLNEAGIRDEDMHILVATGTHREATEEDILRLLGPDLARRIPVTSNRAAAPGDFVYLGTSARGTPVKINRLAVEADRVILTGGISFHFLAGYSGGRKSIVPGIAAQETIQANHSLVLDAGEQVGQGLVEGNPLAEDMEEATAMLNPSFLLNVVLNHRGEPAGVFAGHWIQAHRAGCAFAHRCFGVTLPEKRPLVIAGAGGFPKDINLYQAAKGLLNAMAAVEEGGTVVFVAECREGIGSDEYFALAKMDRSREEKEEILRREFSIARYIGYLNSRWARQATIRLVSALPADQVRAMGMEPCRSLAEALTGMDPVAFRHCWFMPQAAGIAVV; from the coding sequence ATGAGCCAATGCAGCATTAGTTTTGCCTACGGTGAACAAAAGGATGGTTTTCAGGTCACGGTGGATGAGGCGGTTTTGTCCGGGTTGATCCAAGCCAAGGCGGTACCGTCCCTGGCGGATTTCCCCGCCCAAGTGCGGCAGGCCCTGGACCATCCTATCGGTTCCCTGCCCTTAAAAGATTTAGTACAGCCGGGAGAAAAAATCCTGATCATTACCAGCGACATCACTCGACCGGTGAAGAGCGAGGAATTCATGCCGGTGCTGGTGGAGTACCTGAATGAGGCGGGCATCAGGGATGAGGACATGCACATCCTGGTGGCTACCGGCACCCACCGGGAAGCTACCGAGGAAGATATACTAAGACTGCTGGGGCCGGACCTGGCGCGCCGGATTCCCGTGACCAGCAACCGGGCCGCAGCCCCCGGGGATTTTGTGTACCTGGGTACCTCTGCCCGGGGTACGCCGGTGAAAATTAACCGGTTGGCGGTGGAAGCGGACCGGGTTATTCTGACCGGCGGCATAAGCTTTCATTTCTTGGCCGGTTACAGCGGCGGTCGCAAGAGCATCGTGCCGGGTATTGCCGCCCAGGAGACGATCCAGGCCAATCACAGTCTGGTCCTAGACGCGGGGGAGCAGGTGGGGCAGGGCCTGGTGGAGGGTAATCCCCTGGCGGAAGATATGGAAGAAGCGACGGCGATGCTGAACCCCAGCTTCCTGTTGAATGTGGTTTTAAACCACCGGGGCGAGCCCGCCGGGGTTTTTGCCGGCCACTGGATCCAAGCCCACCGGGCGGGTTGTGCCTTTGCTCACCGTTGTTTCGGCGTGACCCTGCCCGAAAAGCGTCCCCTGGTGATTGCCGGAGCCGGTGGATTTCCTAAAGACATCAACCTTTACCAGGCGGCTAAAGGACTTTTGAACGCCATGGCGGCGGTGGAAGAAGGGGGCACGGTGGTCTTTGTAGCCGAGTGCCGGGAGGGCATCGGCTCGGATGAATATTTCGCCCTGGCCAAGATGGACCGGTCCCGGGAAGAGAAAGAGGAGATCCTGCGGCGGGAATTCAGTATCGCCCGGTATATCGGCTATTTGAACAGCCGCTGGGCCCGCCAAGCTACCATTAGGCTGGTGTCCGCCCTGCCGGCAGATCAGGTGCGGGCCATGGGTATGGAACCCTGCCGCAGCTTGGCAGAAGCCCTGACCGGGATGGACCCGGTTGCCTTCCGGCATTGCTGGTTCATGCCCCAGGCGGCGGGTATTGCCGTGGTATAA
- a CDS encoding tryptophan transporter: protein MSLRDTTQIALLLAVGTVLRIIMPGYGAGMKPDVALAMLFIIIVMKPQFRTVLVAGIIAGLLAALTTSFPGGQIPNIIDKPLTAMFALGIVTLLKGRIPDVGIATLLGVIATIFSGTVFMLTALVLVGLPAAFHVLFTTVVLPAAVMNTISVLVLYPVIKFSKNVVESTQRA, encoded by the coding sequence ATGAGTTTAAGAGACACGACCCAAATTGCTTTGTTGCTGGCGGTTGGTACGGTATTGCGGATTATTATGCCCGGCTATGGGGCCGGGATGAAGCCCGATGTGGCTTTGGCTATGTTGTTCATCATCATTGTCATGAAACCGCAGTTTAGAACGGTGCTGGTGGCCGGTATCATTGCCGGTTTACTGGCGGCTTTGACCACCAGTTTCCCGGGGGGCCAGATCCCGAACATTATTGATAAGCCCTTGACCGCCATGTTTGCCCTTGGTATTGTGACTTTACTCAAGGGCCGCATTCCCGATGTGGGGATTGCCACGTTGTTGGGCGTGATTGCCACTATTTTCAGCGGTACGGTATTCATGCTGACGGCGTTGGTGTTAGTAGGGCTTCCGGCGGCCTTCCATGTTCTCTTTACCACCGTGGTGCTGCCGGCGGCGGTGATGAACACCATCTCCGTGCTGGTGCTGTACCCGGTAATCAAGTTCAGCAAGAACGTGGTGGAAAGCACCCAGCGAGCATAA
- a CDS encoding amidase, giving the protein MRKAILDWDATTLAEKIRNGEVSVTEATETYIRQLKTVNPRLNVLVENRFAEALAEAKQCDDLLKEGRAQGRLFGVPISMKECFDVAGMHTTGGLTHRKNFVATEDAVAVARLKREGAIILGKTNTPALCFCQETVNKLYGRTNNPWDVSRTCGGSSGGEGALMAVGGAAVGFGGDIGGSIRFPSHCNGVVGFKSGNGQVPGEGHFPPITQPLQVRMLGLGAIAKSVDDAELINEIVADRPPPDLDLDGFTVTVYAGDPRIPLGEETAACLQQITGYFKQDYPVDHTPPPFLHQVSLMWQLIMSYDENGEFVKASFGDRPFHPVWEYLREVVTGTSPYHRYLTWALIGAALFRPRLRQMAKLRLDLAKADEAAREYFAQRVLVLPVYHRTAPPHGGLFREIFSIKRTFLKYMPFIALANVLGLPALTVPVGTDGQGLPIGVQLISAVGNEKALFHFGRLLEREFRGYVRCTKYDS; this is encoded by the coding sequence TTGCGCAAAGCCATTTTGGACTGGGATGCCACCACCCTGGCGGAGAAGATCCGGAACGGGGAAGTGAGCGTTACCGAGGCGACGGAAACCTACATCCGGCAGCTCAAGACCGTGAATCCCCGGCTCAATGTGCTGGTGGAAAACCGTTTTGCCGAGGCCCTGGCGGAGGCGAAACAATGTGATGACCTGCTGAAGGAAGGCAGGGCTCAGGGAAGGCTCTTCGGTGTACCCATCAGCATGAAGGAATGCTTTGACGTGGCCGGCATGCATACCACCGGCGGGCTCACGCACCGGAAAAACTTCGTGGCCACGGAGGATGCGGTGGCCGTGGCGCGGCTCAAGAGGGAAGGGGCCATCATCCTGGGGAAAACCAACACCCCTGCCTTGTGCTTCTGCCAGGAGACGGTAAACAAGCTCTACGGCCGGACCAATAATCCCTGGGACGTGAGCCGGACCTGCGGCGGCTCCTCCGGCGGGGAAGGGGCTCTCATGGCCGTGGGAGGGGCGGCGGTGGGATTCGGGGGGGATATCGGCGGATCCATTCGCTTCCCGTCCCATTGCAACGGGGTCGTGGGCTTTAAGTCCGGTAACGGGCAGGTGCCGGGAGAGGGCCATTTCCCGCCCATTACACAGCCCCTACAGGTACGGATGCTGGGTTTGGGGGCTATCGCCAAGTCCGTGGACGATGCGGAACTGATTAACGAAATCGTGGCCGACCGGCCCCCGCCGGATTTGGACCTGGACGGCTTTACCGTCACCGTCTATGCCGGGGACCCCAGGATTCCCCTGGGAGAAGAAACGGCGGCATGTTTGCAGCAGATCACCGGTTACTTCAAGCAAGATTACCCGGTGGACCATACCCCGCCGCCTTTCCTGCACCAGGTGAGCCTGATGTGGCAGCTGATCATGTCTTACGATGAAAACGGGGAGTTTGTCAAAGCTTCTTTTGGTGACCGGCCTTTTCACCCGGTGTGGGAGTACCTGCGGGAAGTGGTGACCGGTACTTCTCCTTATCACCGCTATCTAACCTGGGCCCTCATCGGCGCGGCTTTGTTCCGGCCGCGGCTCAGGCAGATGGCCAAGCTGAGATTGGACCTGGCCAAAGCCGACGAAGCGGCCCGGGAATACTTTGCCCAAAGGGTTCTGGTACTGCCGGTGTACCACCGGACGGCGCCGCCCCACGGGGGGCTGTTCCGGGAGATCTTTTCCATCAAGCGCACCTTCCTCAAGTATATGCCTTTTATTGCCCTGGCCAACGTGCTGGGGCTGCCGGCGTTGACGGTGCCGGTAGGAACCGACGGGCAGGGACTGCCCATCGGGGTCCAGCTCATCAGCGCCGTGGGCAACGAAAAAGCCCTGTTCCATTTTGGGAGACTGCTGGAACGGGAATTCCGGGGTTACGTGCGCTGCACCAAGTACGACAGCTGA
- a CDS encoding ABC transporter permease — translation MRINDWLVKGAQNEEHGQYLKALRLEQLKVLATQISLLILLLVFWEVGANRGMIDTFIFSQPSRIWELILEKAADGSLYRHTWVTVLETVVGFCLGTLLGTLLAIVIWASPFLARVLDPYLVVLNSMPKVALGPFFIVTLGTGFLPIVAIAVAISGIITTIVVYSSFQEVDANYLKLTQTLGATRWQSFYKVVLPASIPSIISTLKVNVGLSWVGVIVGEFLVAKAGLGYLIIYGFQVFNLTLVMTSLLIISLLATFMYQAVAFLEKKLLQGRH, via the coding sequence ATGAGGATTAATGACTGGCTGGTGAAAGGAGCACAAAACGAAGAACACGGGCAGTACTTAAAAGCACTGCGGTTAGAGCAGCTGAAGGTGCTGGCGACCCAGATCTCCCTCCTCATCCTGCTGCTGGTTTTTTGGGAAGTAGGCGCCAACCGCGGTATGATCGATACCTTTATTTTCAGCCAGCCCAGCCGCATCTGGGAGCTCATCCTGGAAAAGGCTGCTGACGGTTCTTTATACCGCCATACCTGGGTCACCGTCCTGGAAACGGTGGTAGGCTTTTGCCTCGGCACCCTGCTGGGCACTTTGCTGGCCATCGTCATTTGGGCCTCTCCTTTCCTGGCCCGGGTGCTGGACCCTTACCTGGTGGTCTTAAACAGCATGCCCAAAGTGGCCCTGGGCCCCTTTTTCATCGTCACCCTGGGCACCGGCTTTCTCCCCATCGTGGCCATCGCCGTGGCCATTTCCGGCATCATCACCACCATCGTGGTCTACAGCAGCTTCCAGGAAGTGGATGCCAATTACCTCAAGCTCACCCAAACCCTGGGGGCCACCCGCTGGCAGAGTTTTTACAAAGTAGTCCTGCCCGCTTCCATCCCCAGCATCATTTCCACCCTGAAAGTGAATGTGGGGCTGTCCTGGGTGGGGGTCATCGTGGGAGAATTCCTGGTGGCGAAAGCCGGGCTGGGCTACCTGATCATTTACGGCTTCCAGGTGTTCAACCTGACTCTGGTGATGACCAGCCTCCTCATCATCTCCCTGCTGGCCACCTTCATGTACCAGGCGGTGGCTTTCCTGGAGAAAAAACTGCTGCAGGGCCGGCATTGA
- a CDS encoding ABC transporter ATP-binding protein has product MTTATAIELKDVSKRYITKTGVNYAVAEVSLTVLAGEFVTLVGPSGCGKTTLLSLMAGLFPPSAGEIRIFGQKVEGPTPKVGYMLQQDYLFPWRTIEQNILLGLEITRRLNKETKEHALHLLEEMGLIDYRRHYPHQLSGGMRQRVALVRTLALEPEILLLDEPFSALDYQTKLRLEDLVHDTLKKHAKTAVLVTHDLSEAVAMSDRIYVLSRNPGRIQAVIEIPPAISGKTPLACRNVPEFQTYFQKLWEEMDAYED; this is encoded by the coding sequence ATGACCACTGCTACTGCCATTGAGCTCAAGGACGTGTCCAAGCGATACATCACCAAGACCGGCGTCAACTACGCCGTGGCGGAGGTGAGCCTCACCGTCCTGGCCGGGGAATTTGTCACCCTGGTAGGGCCCAGCGGCTGCGGCAAAACCACTTTGCTTTCTCTCATGGCCGGGCTCTTTCCGCCCTCGGCGGGGGAAATCCGCATTTTCGGGCAAAAAGTAGAAGGACCCACCCCCAAGGTAGGCTACATGCTCCAGCAAGATTACCTCTTCCCCTGGCGGACCATCGAGCAAAACATCCTGCTGGGGCTGGAGATTACGCGCAGGCTTAACAAAGAAACAAAGGAACACGCCCTGCACCTTTTAGAGGAAATGGGACTTATCGACTACCGCCGTCATTACCCCCACCAGCTCTCCGGGGGCATGCGGCAAAGGGTGGCTTTAGTACGAACCCTGGCCCTGGAACCGGAGATCCTGCTTTTGGATGAACCCTTTTCCGCTCTGGATTACCAGACCAAACTCAGGCTGGAGGATCTGGTCCATGATACTTTAAAGAAACACGCCAAAACCGCCGTGCTGGTCACTCATGATCTCTCGGAAGCGGTGGCCATGTCGGACCGGATCTATGTCTTAAGCCGTAATCCGGGCCGCATTCAAGCCGTCATCGAGATCCCGCCGGCCATCAGCGGCAAAACGCCGCTGGCCTGCCGGAACGTGCCGGAATTCCAAACATATTTCCAAAAGCTCTGGGAGGAGATGGATGCCTATGAGGATTAA
- a CDS encoding ABC transporter substrate-binding protein — MRWWKILLVSILVVAVLGLAACSPKTAPETETVPIIRLSEVTRSIFYAPLYVALANGYFAEEGINIELSTAFGGDKVMTYLLTDEADVGFVGAETSIYVYQQGSSDVILNFFQLTQRDGQFLVAREPIENFSWEMIRGKTMLGQRKGGMPEMVAEYVEAKNGIIPHVDVEIIQNVDFANLGSAFASGVGDFAHLFEPVAALLEREGKAYVVASLGVESGILPYTCFMAKTSYLEKNGEAIQKFANALQRGLNYVHRHTPEEIAHVIAPYFEDTDMDILITVVRRYKDQDTWPASGVIIPEGLENLQNIMANAGELKERVPYDAIVTTEFAEKAYELYGY; from the coding sequence ATGCGCTGGTGGAAAATACTGCTGGTAAGTATACTCGTCGTTGCCGTCCTAGGGCTGGCAGCCTGCTCTCCCAAAACCGCTCCGGAAACTGAGACCGTACCCATTATCCGGCTCTCCGAAGTAACCCGCTCCATTTTCTATGCTCCCTTATATGTGGCCCTGGCCAACGGCTATTTTGCCGAGGAAGGAATTAACATAGAATTATCCACCGCCTTCGGCGGTGACAAGGTGATGACCTATCTTCTCACCGATGAGGCCGACGTGGGCTTTGTGGGGGCGGAGACTTCCATCTACGTATACCAGCAAGGCAGCAGCGACGTCATCCTGAACTTCTTCCAGCTGACCCAAAGAGACGGCCAGTTTCTGGTAGCCCGGGAACCCATCGAAAACTTCTCCTGGGAAATGATCCGGGGCAAAACCATGCTGGGCCAGCGGAAAGGTGGCATGCCGGAAATGGTGGCCGAATACGTGGAGGCCAAGAACGGGATTATCCCCCATGTGGATGTGGAGATCATCCAAAACGTGGATTTTGCTAACTTAGGCAGCGCCTTTGCATCCGGCGTCGGTGATTTTGCCCACCTGTTTGAACCGGTGGCGGCCCTTTTAGAAAGGGAAGGAAAAGCATACGTGGTGGCTTCCCTGGGAGTGGAAAGCGGTATCTTGCCTTACACCTGCTTCATGGCGAAGACCAGCTATTTAGAAAAGAACGGAGAAGCCATCCAGAAATTTGCCAACGCCCTGCAAAGGGGATTGAACTACGTCCACCGTCATACTCCGGAGGAGATCGCCCACGTCATCGCCCCGTACTTTGAAGATACGGATATGGACATCCTCATCACGGTGGTCAGGCGCTACAAAGATCAGGATACCTGGCCGGCCAGCGGCGTGATCATCCCGGAAGGCCTGGAGAACCTGCAAAACATCATGGCCAACGCCGGTGAGCTGAAAGAAAGAGTCCCCTATGACGCCATTGTCACCACCGAGTTCGCGGAAAAGGCATACGAGCTGTACGGCTATTAA
- the thpR gene encoding RNA 2',3'-cyclic phosphodiesterase — protein MRLFIAVDFPAGVKDYLARQEAVLRKFCHRYNFTRRDNFHLTVKFLGEVGVDSLPAVTNAMDRAVMGMKPFELVLSHWGCFHRGSRKLLWIGVKGNVPAFTGLFHRVEEQLAPLGFPRENRKLTAHITMAREAVLKEDWEKVAPVLAVEPKVIPVTSITLMESTRVSGVLTYIPLYEKKF, from the coding sequence ATGCGCTTGTTTATTGCCGTAGACTTCCCGGCAGGGGTAAAAGATTACCTGGCCCGGCAAGAAGCGGTCTTGAGGAAGTTTTGCCACCGGTACAATTTCACCCGGCGGGACAATTTTCACTTGACCGTGAAGTTCCTGGGAGAGGTGGGGGTAGACAGTCTGCCCGCCGTGACTAATGCCATGGACCGGGCCGTGATGGGCATGAAACCTTTTGAGCTGGTCCTCAGCCATTGGGGCTGTTTCCACCGCGGCAGCCGCAAACTCCTTTGGATTGGGGTGAAGGGGAACGTCCCCGCTTTTACCGGGCTCTTTCACCGGGTGGAAGAGCAGTTGGCGCCCCTGGGCTTTCCCCGGGAAAACCGGAAGCTCACCGCCCACATCACCATGGCCAGGGAAGCGGTGTTGAAAGAGGACTGGGAAAAGGTGGCCCCGGTTTTGGCGGTGGAGCCCAAAGTGATCCCGGTGACGAGCATTACTTTGATGGAAAGCACCCGCGTTAGCGGGGTCCTGACCTATATACCCCTTTATGAAAAGAAGTTCTGA
- a CDS encoding biotin transporter BioY: protein MRIKDVLFCALMVAVLGVLAQLALPLGPVPFTLSILGVYFTGGLLGHRLGVIAMLAYLFLGAFGAPVFSGGRGGLPVLAGPTGGFLWGYVIATYLIGLAFSRRPDLAENFLKLALTFTAGLAVIYLAGVCQLKWLLGLQWPQALAMGVAPFVLPDLLKVFAAALIIRPVRRALAQAGLLP from the coding sequence TTGCGCATTAAAGACGTGCTCTTCTGTGCTTTGATGGTGGCGGTGCTGGGAGTGCTGGCCCAACTGGCCCTGCCCCTGGGGCCTGTGCCTTTTACCCTCTCCATCCTCGGCGTTTATTTCACCGGCGGGCTGCTGGGTCACCGGTTAGGCGTCATCGCCATGCTGGCTTACCTGTTTCTGGGCGCCTTTGGGGCACCTGTCTTTTCCGGCGGCCGGGGAGGCTTGCCCGTGCTGGCCGGGCCCACCGGCGGGTTTTTGTGGGGTTATGTGATTGCCACTTATCTCATCGGTCTCGCTTTTTCCCGCCGGCCGGATCTGGCGGAAAACTTCCTCAAGCTGGCGTTAACCTTTACTGCCGGGTTGGCGGTCATCTACCTGGCGGGGGTGTGCCAGCTCAAATGGTTGCTGGGGCTGCAATGGCCCCAGGCCCTTGCCATGGGGGTGGCACCTTTTGTGCTGCCGGATCTTTTGAAGGTATTCGCGGCGGCTCTTATTATCCGCCCGGTGCGAAGAGCCCTGGCGCAGGCAGGTTTATTGCCTTAG
- a CDS encoding rubredoxin has translation MIMWKCGVCGYIHDGESAPEKCPKCGAPQEKFEALSEEAANLVERSRFSNQLLAALMGIGDELEALADEGIEDNLDPGCLALYKYAKKAAVELRQMAKAEIQTHISKGKWG, from the coding sequence ATGATTATGTGGAAATGCGGCGTTTGCGGGTATATTCACGACGGGGAGAGTGCTCCGGAAAAGTGTCCTAAGTGCGGTGCCCCGCAGGAGAAGTTTGAAGCCTTATCCGAAGAAGCTGCTAACCTGGTAGAACGGTCCCGCTTCAGCAACCAATTGCTGGCTGCTCTTATGGGCATTGGTGATGAACTGGAAGCGTTGGCGGACGAAGGAATTGAGGACAACCTGGATCCGGGCTGTTTAGCCCTGTACAAGTATGCCAAGAAAGCGGCCGTAGAGCTGCGGCAAATGGCGAAAGCGGAAATCCAAACCCACATTTCCAAGGGTAAGTGGGGATAA
- a CDS encoding flavin reductase has protein sequence MKKWRCTVCGYIHEGPTPPDTCPICGVGPEDFEEVVEEPKAAQTAVPSAPAGATGNVGPVPGGNQRDAIFKIEYGLFVATSRKDGRFNGQVCNTVFQITSEPQRVAVALNKNNLTNEFVKASGLVTISVLGKDNFPDIKRFGYQTGHKVDKFEGFTYGVSATNGLPVLLNAVAYLDLKIDPALVMDVGTHTLFIGDVVDGGLIKGGDPITYSYYRANRR, from the coding sequence ATGAAGAAATGGCGTTGCACCGTTTGTGGTTACATCCATGAAGGCCCGACACCACCGGATACCTGCCCCATTTGCGGGGTAGGGCCTGAGGATTTTGAAGAAGTGGTGGAGGAGCCCAAAGCAGCCCAGACTGCCGTACCGTCCGCTCCCGCGGGAGCAACAGGAAATGTCGGTCCTGTGCCCGGGGGCAATCAGAGGGACGCCATCTTTAAAATCGAATACGGGCTGTTTGTGGCGACTTCCCGGAAAGACGGCCGCTTTAACGGGCAGGTTTGCAATACGGTTTTTCAAATCACCAGCGAACCCCAGCGGGTGGCGGTGGCATTGAACAAAAACAACCTGACCAATGAGTTTGTGAAAGCCAGCGGTCTTGTTACCATCAGCGTGTTAGGGAAGGATAATTTCCCTGATATTAAGCGCTTCGGTTACCAGACCGGCCATAAGGTGGACAAGTTTGAAGGGTTTACCTACGGCGTTAGTGCCACCAATGGGTTGCCGGTGCTGTTGAATGCCGTGGCCTACTTGGATTTGAAGATTGATCCCGCCCTGGTGATGGATGTCGGCACCCACACCCTGTTCATCGGGGATGTGGTGGACGGCGGCCTCATTAAAGGCGGCGATCCCATAACTTATAGTTATTATCGCGCCAACCGGCGCTAG
- a CDS encoding DUF3825 domain-containing protein produces the protein MLAKQMPMGDDKCSNQIPSSIFEFAFFADWFGMLNYLEEMAMPENWNFRTPSPERKNQRNPILENYILHTFGRLAKEFNEAPDGATRNKNIFINGNKCCFNTGLVTRNHKDIYAYFETNPTPGRQPWIFKGFWDDSSPYLAEFHPLPLRAVYFKDISDLVYDTSLELRVNTAYILNDALNRGRIPEELRDLPYLPILFEGAVQFAIKKVRANFKAAVPQYYQDKIQFLLPLSLRHPDEVDLALAVAKQDGYYIGTTCLTLDMAYNNARLIAKPDVYWLRI, from the coding sequence GTGCTGGCCAAACAGATGCCTATGGGAGATGACAAGTGCTCGAACCAGATACCGAGCAGTATTTTTGAGTTTGCCTTTTTTGCCGATTGGTTTGGCATGCTGAATTATCTTGAAGAAATGGCCATGCCGGAAAACTGGAATTTTCGCACGCCGTCGCCGGAACGGAAGAACCAGCGCAATCCCATCTTGGAAAACTATATCCTCCATACTTTCGGGCGCCTGGCAAAGGAGTTCAATGAAGCACCGGATGGGGCTACCAGGAATAAGAACATCTTTATTAACGGCAATAAATGCTGCTTTAATACAGGGCTAGTGACGCGGAATCATAAAGACATCTACGCTTATTTCGAAACCAATCCCACTCCCGGGCGGCAGCCTTGGATTTTTAAAGGTTTTTGGGATGACAGCTCTCCTTACCTGGCGGAGTTTCATCCCTTGCCCTTGCGAGCCGTGTATTTTAAGGATATCAGCGATTTGGTTTATGATACTTCTCTAGAGCTGCGGGTGAACACCGCTTATATTCTAAACGATGCCCTCAACCGGGGACGGATCCCGGAGGAACTAAGGGATTTGCCCTATTTGCCCATCCTGTTTGAAGGGGCGGTCCAGTTTGCCATCAAGAAGGTGAGGGCCAACTTCAAGGCGGCCGTGCCCCAATATTACCAGGACAAAATCCAGTTTTTACTGCCGCTGAGCCTCAGGCATCCCGATGAAGTGGACCTGGCCCTGGCCGTGGCGAAACAGGATGGCTATTATATAGGCACCACCTGCCTGACTTTGGACATGGCCTATAATAACGCCAGGCTCATTGCCAAACCTGATGTTTACTGGTTGAGGATCTAA
- a CDS encoding MBL fold metallo-hydrolase, whose amino-acid sequence MFIILLSLLLLAGGCSDTGPVLGPALPGGQAPASEPAETPPQSGGDGGSVADSGSAAGQAVPETGAEGTGSAVADAVTGAEPGLVTAHFIDVGQGDACLVELPGGETLLIDGGGRAAAERLQAYLREQGVERIDHLIATHPHEDHIGGLIGVVEQFEIGKIYMPRVAHNTKTYEEFLEAIKRKGLRITAARAGVTMETGEGVEAVFLAPCRDDYKELNDHSAVLKLTYGPVSFLFTGDAELEAEQDMLQSGANLAAQILKAGHHGSSTSSSPAFLEAVQPEVAVISAGKNNSYGHPHREVVERLTSLGVEILRTDLLGDIVITVEHDGTITVATAGGEPNTDASHE is encoded by the coding sequence TTGTTCATAATTCTCTTATCCCTGTTATTGTTGGCCGGAGGCTGCAGCGATACCGGTCCTGTCCTAGGACCGGCACTTCCCGGCGGACAAGCCCCGGCGAGTGAACCGGCGGAAACTCCTCCTCAGTCCGGTGGAGACGGCGGCTCCGTGGCAGACAGCGGCAGCGCCGCCGGCCAGGCTGTTCCTGAAACCGGCGCGGAAGGAACGGGCAGCGCCGTCGCTGATGCAGTGACGGGGGCGGAGCCCGGGTTGGTTACGGCTCACTTCATCGACGTGGGACAGGGAGATGCCTGTTTAGTGGAGCTTCCCGGCGGGGAGACCCTTCTAATCGATGGGGGAGGCAGGGCCGCGGCGGAGCGGCTGCAGGCGTACCTGAGAGAACAAGGGGTAGAGAGGATTGACCATCTAATCGCTACCCATCCCCATGAGGACCATATCGGCGGTCTGATCGGGGTGGTGGAACAGTTTGAGATCGGTAAAATTTACATGCCCCGGGTGGCACATAATACGAAGACCTATGAGGAATTTCTGGAAGCCATTAAGAGAAAAGGCTTGCGAATCACCGCGGCCAGGGCAGGCGTTACCATGGAAACGGGAGAAGGTGTGGAGGCGGTGTTCCTGGCCCCTTGCCGGGATGATTACAAGGAGCTTAACGACCACAGTGCCGTACTGAAGCTTACTTACGGGCCGGTGTCGTTCTTGTTTACCGGCGATGCGGAACTTGAGGCAGAACAGGATATGCTCCAAAGCGGTGCGAATCTGGCGGCCCAAATCCTGAAGGCAGGGCATCACGGCAGCAGCACTTCCAGTTCTCCGGCGTTCCTGGAGGCCGTTCAACCGGAAGTGGCGGTGATTTCCGCCGGCAAGAACAATTCTTACGGCCACCCGCACCGGGAAGTGGTGGAACGTTTGACTTCTCTTGGAGTGGAAATTCTCAGGACTGATTTATTGGGTGATATTGTGATTACCGTGGAGCATGACGGGACCATCACCGTTGCCACGGCGGGCGGGGAACCAAATACGGATGCGTCCCATGAGTGA